A window from Salvia miltiorrhiza cultivar Shanhuang (shh) chromosome 2, IMPLAD_Smil_shh, whole genome shotgun sequence encodes these proteins:
- the LOC131013113 gene encoding actin-1-like, protein MAMVEAGQPLVCDNGTGIVKAGFGGEEGPRRVFPNMVGRMLEKNVYNWDNMEKMWHHTFYNELGVAPEEHPILLTEAPLNPKANRVKMAEIMLEKFNAPAMYVAIQAVLSLYANARITGIVLDSGDGVTHSVPVYEGFSLPHSIIRLDLAGADVTDYLMKILTQRGYTADREIVRDIKEKLSYVALNYDKELHTVEQNYKLPDGRTISIGAERFRCPELLFQPSFIGMNVSGIHHTAYNSIIKCDVDLRKDLYNNIVLSGGTTMFRGFADRISKEMAALAPSTTKVEVLAPPHRNYSVWIGGSILASLSTFQQTWISKGEFDELGASIVYRKCF, encoded by the exons ATGGCTATGGTTGAGGCTGGTCAACCCTTGGTATGTGATAATGGAACTGGAATAGTGAAG GCCGGGTTCGGTGGGGAGGAAGGTCCAAGAAGAGTTTTCCCCAACATGGTTGGACGAATGTTGGAAAAGAATGTATACAATTGGGATAATATGGAAAAGATGTGGCACCACACTTTCTACAATGAGCTTGGTGTTGCTCCGGAGGAGCACCCCATTCTTCTAACCGAAGCCCCTCTGAATCCCAAGGCCAACAGGGTGAAGATGGCTGAGATCATGTTGGAGAAATTCAATGCTCCCGCCATGTACGTTGCGATTCAAGCTGTTCTGTCTCTCTACGCCAATGCTCGTATAACAGGTATTGTGTTGGACTCTGGTGATGGCGTCACTCATAGTGTGCCGGTTTATGAGGGATTCTCTCTGCCGCATTCTATCATTCGTCTGGACCTGGCTGGGGCTGACGTCACGGACTATCTCATGAAGATCCTCACCCAGAGAGGCTACACTGCAGACCGGGAAATTGTCCGTGATATCAAGGAAAAGCTCTCGTATGTGGCCCTCAACTACGACAAGGAACTCCACACAGTTGAGCAGAATTACAAGCTACCTGATGGCCGAACCATTAGTATTGGGGCCGAGAGGTTCCGTTGCCCGGAACTACTCTTCCAACCGTCTTTCATCGGAATGAACGTTTCTGGGATTCATCACACCGCTTACAATTCTATCATCAAGTGTGATGTCGACCTCAGGAAGGATTTGTATAATAACATTGTGCTTAGTGGTGGCACCACTATGTTCCGAGGCTTCGCTGATCGCATAAGCAAGGAGATGGCTGCATTGGCTCCTAGCACCACCAAAGTTGAGGTTCTTGCTCCGCCTCACAGAAACTATAGTGTTTGGATCGGAGGCTCCATTCTTGCATCTTTAAGCACATTCCAACAG ACGTGGATTTCAAAGGGTGAATTTGATGAGTTGGGTGCATCAATTGTCTACAGAAAATGCTTTTAA